One Schistocerca nitens isolate TAMUIC-IGC-003100 chromosome 1, iqSchNite1.1, whole genome shotgun sequence DNA segment encodes these proteins:
- the LOC126248693 gene encoding cuticle protein 65-like isoform X7: MKFLVIVLAACVAVACCQETREKRGLLGAGVLAAPGAVLAPRVLAAPAIAAAPIVAAPAIAHAPLGVGLGLAHPIIG; this comes from the coding sequence GTGATTGTCTTGGCCGCTTGCGTGGCCGTCGCCTGCTGCCAGGAGACGCGTGAGAAGCGCGGCCTCCTGGGGGCCGGAGTGCTGGCCGCCCCCGGCGCTGTGTTGGCGCCACGCGTGCTCGCCGCACCCGCCATAGCCGCCGCCCCCATCGtcgccgcccccgccatcgccCACGCACCTCTCGGCGTGGGGCTGGGCTTGGCTCACCCCATCATCGGCTGA
- the LOC126248693 gene encoding cuticle protein 65-like isoform X6, with amino-acid sequence MKFLVIVLAACVAVACCQETREKRGLLGAGVLAAPGAVLAPRVLAAPAIAAAPIVAAPAIAHAPLGVGLGLAHPIIG; translated from the exons ATGAAGTTTCTG GTGATTGTCTTGGCCGCTTGCGTGGCCGTCGCCTGCTGCCAGGAGACGCGTGAGAAGCGCGGCCTCCTGGGGGCCGGAGTGCTGGCCGCCCCCGGCGCTGTGTTGGCGCCACGCGTGCTCGCCGCACCCGCCATAGCCGCCGCCCCCATCGtcgccgcccccgccatcgccCACGCACCTCTCGGCGTGGGGCTGGGCTTGGCTCACCCCATCATCGGCTGA